GATGAGGCCGAGCTCTATAATCTCTCCAGACACAAAATAGCAGCGGGTTACCCTTGATGATCTTAGATCTGCTTGTGACTTACCACTTGGTTCCCCTTGTGTAGCAATGCAATTTATCTAACACAAGGTCAAAGTAAGAACCATTAGTATTTAaagtcctcagaggcagtccataatgaGCAATGATGATGTAAGACTTGCTTGTGACGTACCAGACTttctcagaggcagtccataataAGCAAAAAAGTAAGATGCTGACTATCTGGCTAACTATGTAAAGTCCATACAAAAAGAGCATataatcacattgttgtacccATATAAGAGAGTCCAGACAATGGGCAATATACTTGCTGAAAATCTTAAAGGTTAGTGCCGAAATAGTGCAAAATAGATAAGGCAAATATTTAAAGCACATATTCAATGCAATCAGGAAGTGCAATAATCTAATAAAATCACATTTGAGTCCTTTCTTCAGTACTTAGAGATAAATTGCACCGAATAGGAGCTAAAATGCAAAAGAGTCCTTTGTAACCCATGGGAAATAACGTAATATAATTATTTGTAATCTACATGGGGTAAtaaagtcatttgtaatccacatgaggtAGCAAttggtgttgggcgagcatgctcggccgaacacctttttcacttgagcatcgtgatgctcggcacatcgcggtgtccGGCCGAACAcggcgtgtgctcgagcgcgatgctcaagtctcctacCGGCACGTTTTttggcagccaataaacgtgcgggggaGTAGTGCCACtcacatgttggttactggcattacagtgattggctgttcggaacgcgtcatcaggtgctatatagcacccgatgacacgtggttcggctcagatttagtcagggcgagctgcagcagaagagacagaTAGTGTAAGGAGAGGAATTGTGTTcttttagggagttttgagtgttgaaaggtgttagagacctaacagtccttttaaggactattgttttatcgaGCTGCGAAATATATTAGCGCAAcgtgcgctaaattgcatgcaattgtttggctactggtgacagcagcgacattacctacgctacatctcctgtataacgttagccgctgatgAAAGCAGCGATCTtacctgcgccacatctcctgtataacgttagccactagtgacagcagcgacattacctgcgctacatctcctgtataacattagctgctggtgacagcagcgtcattacctgagctacatctcctgtataacttttgtgcatcataaatatcagtgacattcagttgaattttttcgccgctggtgacagcgacattacctgcgctacatctcctgtataacatttgcacatcctaaatatcagtgacattcagtttaatttatttgtgcatacacttacaaaacctgcactactgtacatgtgacatacttacaagcatatataccatttaatatgctcaaggcgagcagtaagggacggggaagtggccgtgctgctgatggtgcacgcagaggccgtggccctgggcgcggtgaaactgtgcctgctgccagagcacaagaaacatgatacctagcttcatgtcccagtttgcagggcggcgcaggacactactctcgacgtcacaccagtgcgaccaggtggtcggttggattgcagcagataatgcttccagttggttaagcaccaccctgtcttccacaaagtccagtctcagtagtcaagagtctggtcaacagaatcttcaccctgatcgtccttcctcccaccatggagagtcttggcaaacaagtgatctcacactcggatattccggggagctcttttcatcaccagcatgatccgccacatggcatcaaagcaccctaaacgGTGGGCTGAAtgcatgggtccacaatcagtgtctgcgggtcacatcactgtctcctcttcccctgggttacgtgctggccaatcccctgtccaagacgcaggcccggatgcctcccaccctgcacctggaccttcgcaagcaccatcagctagcacatccacttctgtgtcacagcgcagcatacagatgtccatacaccaggcctttgaacaaaagcgcaaatacccagccacccacccacaggctatagcattaaatgtgcacctttccaaattgctggacctggaaatgttgccatttaggcttgtggacactgaggctttctgcagcctgatggcggcggcggtcCCTCATTACTCGCTTCCCAGCCGCCAGATCAACGCAGTTattaggaaggtccacaatgactgacacatggacaagtgcttttggccagggacactacatttccctgatggcacactgggtgaacgttgtggaggctgtgagcgagtcgtaccctgggatggcacaggttctacctgcgccaaggattgcgggccctacttccatcacgatttccgccaccacctacattagtggctgcaacctcccccttcccccttttcctcctccacttccacctctgaattctcatcttgcagcaccagtcagccatcagtcatttgctggaagcagtgtagcactgcagtgggaaagcggcaacaggccgtgctgaaactaatttgattaggtgacaaacagcacaccgccgaagAGCTCTGGCAGGGTATAAcgtaccagactgagctgtggctcttgccactcaacctacaaccgggcatggttgtgtctgataatggccgtaacttgctggtggctttggagctcggcaagctcacacacataccatgcctagcccacgtgttcaacttagtggttcagcggtttctcaaaacctaccccaatttgcctgagctactggtgaaggtgcgccgcgtgtgtgcccatttccgaaagtcatcaacAGTTTCCGCCAGTCTGGCAATGCTatagcagcgcttgcaattgccagctcaccgactgttgtgcgacgtgagcacacgctggaactctatgttccacatgttggccaggctttgtgagcagcagagggcagtagtggaataccagctgcaacatgattGTCGCCttcccagtcagcttccactcctCACAAGCGaccagtgggcatggatgtctgaccctcTGTGagtttttacgcaactttgaggaatcttTGAGGGTGTGTATGacgcccttctttatgtgtaataaagggtgtattgtagtgctggttccttgtaatttttggcagccctttcacttagtgcataggctttatgagtgtaggagtcccgctacctgaacaattgtaccacactgtgaatgaggccctccattatgtgatatactggttgtatcggagtgcctcttccttgtaatttttggcagcacttgcactttatatacaagtaaatatacaggaaagtatGTTTCCTAACaacttttcctctaaaatcgattttatcttcggtttagtgcatattattgtcagtctgtaaaagtcgcTTACTACATGGAcaatatcgttcccagcagcgacctgggagtccaagatgcatccaaacatcctccCGATGCTGTTtacgaaccatttcagtggtgtttccatcaatttctgaccttttcctatgaaccagacaccctcccctcttcagagcccCCTGCTCTCTAGATTTTTCCAGGGTAAACTCCAACTCAACTCTAGACTAAACTCAAGTGGGGAAACGCCCAAAAGGAAGGTTCCACCCTAGGTACCTGTAGATCTGCCAcgtttgccgccatctgctggtaaacAAGGAACATTACATGAGAACACAAACAGTTGCAAAATTGGAGATGCACATTATGCAGgtcctggaaataaatatataggatGACACATGGTTAACCATAGAAGATAGTGGCAAtgtgcaaaggtggtaatgcaccaCTGGGGCGTTACACGTACACCGGACATCATGAGGAGGTACACATGACTGCCCTAACATCCAGCAATATTTCATTGCTGGTTGCTAGAGCACTGAAACTACACtttcaactgtatcgccatctTAAGGACAATGATACAGTTGGATAATGCAGCAGGTCACTGACATCATCACAACCTCTGAGCCAGGATGTAAGCAGATCAGGATGTAGGACAGAAGAGGTACATGTCTATGACAGCGGCCACTTTGGGttagcattattattactggatttattatgggggctttattactactgggggcactatggtgggcTTTGTTACTTCTGAGGCACTATAGGAGCATAAGTACTAGTGGGCGCACTATAGGTggacattattacttctggggacactatgggaggaccattattactattaagtggCACTGTGGTGGATTTATTACTAGTTATACTACTGACAGCATTATCATGGGCATTGCTATTACTGCGAACACTATAGGTGGGAATTGTTGCAACTGGGGTGCACTAAGGTaggattattactactgggggactgaGGACAGTATTAATACTtttggcactatgggagcattattactactggaggcattATGATGGCATTATTattgggacactatagagggcaCTATTACTAGTGAGGACAATCTGGGGGGATGTATTTTTACTGTGGGGGGTACCCTGGCACAGTATAAGCTTGgcataattatttttggggacttttatctccgtttcaaaaatcttcctctgaatgcaaacctaacggacccctttatagtctatggggtccataggctctgttcagctcagttatgtgccgaatctgccctttccgttctcctgctcctataactgagcaggagaatggaaaggctgaacgctgatgtgaaatcAGTAAAGGAACAAATACTTTTATATGATTTAGCATACAACAAAACTTTGAAGCTTAaacatttttgagaaatttatGTAAAAACTACCGAATCAACCAACCAGTTCCCAATTTTCATTTTTCTAGTGCAGGTTTGTCTATGGAAACAGCAGGCATGTTGTCAGTTTATAAGCATACACTAGAATATGGTATTTGAATGTATGTGCTGCCAATTTATAAATTGTACTCAAGGATGTGATGAATCCTTATTACCCTGTCGCTTATGTTTATTATGCTTGTCTTTGCCATAGGAATGGGTGGATTTAAAATTGCAATGGAATCCTAAAGATTATGGAGGAATTACTTATATCAGAGTACCTTCCGAATCCTTGTGGCTTCCTGATATTGTCCTATTTGAAAAGTAAGAATACATAATATGCTTTAACACTTTAGTGTATTCAGTGTATCAGGGGTACAAGAAGTCTTATAAGGGGGGAGGCAAGGCACATAGctcactttctctctctctcatgcTTGATATTATGAGTGTCATCTGAGTATCATATCAACAGTTCTGTGTTAACCAAGACTTTATAAGAGCAGAATCTAGGGGTCCTGATATCAGACAGCTTCAAAATGAGTGCAGAGTGTGGACAGGTAGCTTAGAAATCAAGTAGGATGCTTGACTGTATAGCTATAGATATAGTTAAGGGTATTGTGATCCTGCTGTATAGACCACTAGTGAGATCACATCTGGAATACCGTGTACAGTTCTGGAGatctcacctacaatttttttttagaaaaaatggAACGGGtgcaaaagcagactgcaaaaatGGTGGAGGGTCTAAAGCATAAAACATATAACGGGaatcttaaaggagttatccaggaaTAATGTAAAGAAATAAAGATCTGACATAATATGgtacattaattttttttctaagaaagctagaaccagccctgcacttcacatggatccagagttcTCCCTATTCATTtccccaattgctctgctagatttattttaagttaggaggtgtgtcctttctcatggggcatgtctaacagtagatatggtggCACTTGATGGATGGAATTgaacatgtgtgaccacctcagcaatgtggacagagaaataaggaatagaacaaacagcaggttgtGCTATACTGATCTATTTTATTGAATacctcactggctatacaaaaatTTTTATTACCTTCAATTAGAaacgtattcagatccaggtgctggtttaaaaaaaattgaatctttttttgtgagacaaacccttttttACTTAATCCAATATATCTAGCCTTGCtgagctgttttcagaactctattttaaatataaattaatCTGTATAGCCTTGAGAAAGGAAGGGAAAGGGAAACACGATCAAAACCTTTAAGAATGTTAATGGCATAAATAAGTTTCTGGaggaaagtgtttttaataaaatactaAACACAAGAACAAAGCACAATCTAAAATTAGTTGGGTGGAAGATCAGGACCAATATCAGGATTATTATTACATTGAAAGGGAAGTTGGGGTTTGGAAGAAACTCCCATCAGATGTGGTTGGGAAATCTACAGAAAGTAAATTTGAACATGCCTGGGATAAATACATATCCATCATAAGAGAAACCGAACGGACTACATGGACCTGGGGGTCTTTTTCTATAGTCAATTTTCTAAAAATACATGTGTCCCCTACTAAAGCAGATCAACTAATTACAGTAGTATACTATACAGAGATCCTGCAAGAACCAAGAATGGTCACTGACAACAGAGGACCTCTAGGATGCAGGTTCTCTGACTTCTACAGCAAATGTTGAAAGTCCTCGTCATAGAGGCAGTGGTCCTAGTGTATTATGCCTGACCTTAGTAATGTAGTGTGATGCCTAGCACACCTTATTTGTGAATGGTTGTAAATTACATTCTATCTTTACATCACCTATTATTCAATCTGCCACCTTAGCCTGTAGTAATTGTTGGTTTGACTGTTTTTCAGTGCAGACGGGCGTTTTGAGGGATCTTTGATGACAAAAGCAATAATAAAATATGACGGGACAGTAATATGGACTCCACCAGCAAGCTATAAAAGCTCCTGCACTATGGATGTCACTTTTTTTCCATTTGACCGCCAGAACTGCTCAATGAAATTTGGATCATGGACTTATGATGGGAACATGGTTGATCTCATTCTTTTAGATGCAAATGTAGACAGAAAGGATTTTTTTGATAATGGAGAATGGGATATCTTAAATGCCACTGGTCTAAAAGGGATGAGGAAAGACGGGCTTTACTCTTACCCTTACATAACCTATTCTTTTGTTTTGAGGCGTTTGCCACTGTTCTATACGCTATTCCTTATCATCCCTTGTTTGGGACTGTCTTTCCTCACGGTCCTTGTGTTCTACCTTCCTTCTGATGAAGGAGAAAAGTTGTCCCTCTCCACATCTGTCTTGGTATCACTTACAGTGTTTCTTCTTGTTATTGAAGAGATCATTCCATCCTCTTCCAAGGTCATTCCCTTGATAGGAGAATATCTCTTATTTATCATGATATTTGTGACACTGTCTATCATTGTCACCGTGTTTGTTATTAACGTCCACCACCGGTCCTCGGCAACATACCATCCAATGGCCCCATGGGTAAAAGGACTTTTTTTGCAGAAGCTTCCGAGACTGTTATGTATGAAAGGGCATGTTGATCGATTATCCTTTTTGGATTCTGAAAATACTGCTCCAGCCTCCAAAGGAAAAATATCTGGTAAAAGGAAACACATTCAAGCAAATGATGGAGAAAAAATTCTAATTGCTTTCTTGGAAAAGGCGTCTGATTCTATTAAATATATTTCAACTCATGTCAAAAAGGAACATTTTATTAGACAGGTAAGTGTCAGTAATCCATGAAACCATGCTGGGATTGAGGCTTTCTTGTTTTATGCAAAAGAATCTTTAAAGGGTATTccaacaggataggggataactattagatcgatgGGCCGCCTACCATTGGGATCATGACAATAGGGACATTGTACTCCACACCCCGAAATGAATGGAGTAGCAGATTGGGCATGcaaactgccactccattcatttctatatgaATTTCGCTCAGCAAATTTCAGAACTCccgtagagatgaatggagtggcagtgcacatgctcAACCTTCAGCTCCGTTCATTTTGGGAAACTCTGAGGGGTATGGGGTCTCCTTTCTTGTAaccgtgggggtcccagcagtaggacccccactaatctgataatTACCCCCTATCCAGTGGATAAGGGATAATTTTTACAACCAGAATATTATTTTAATCAGTGTAATATTAAATGCACATTTTCTAATATGATACCTTAATATAAATGCTAAATTGCTAACATCGATTTTAAAATGTAACTAAAGTTAATGGGGAAAAGAAGTCACAATTAATGCCTAACCTCTTCTTATGCAGCAAATGTCAATTTTTCGTTTTTCGTTTTTCGCTCTCTgctttcccaaagccataacttttttaattttcccgttcacatagccgtatgagggattgttttttgtgagacaagttgtactttctaatgccactaaTTAATATTACATATAATGTA
This portion of the Bufo gargarizans isolate SCDJY-AF-19 chromosome 1, ASM1485885v1, whole genome shotgun sequence genome encodes:
- the CHRNB3 gene encoding neuronal acetylcholine receptor subunit beta-3 isoform X1 — translated: MNMTLWAHCLVQLITVCSFNSVFSSIHPLAEIEDALLRNLFMGYQKWVRPVHNPNKTIKVNFGLKISQLVDVDEKKQLMTTNVWLRQEWVDLKLQWNPKDYGGITYIRVPSESLWLPDIVLFENADGRFEGSLMTKAIIKYDGTVIWTPPASYKSSCTMDVTFFPFDRQNCSMKFGSWTYDGNMVDLILLDANVDRKDFFDNGEWDILNATGLKGMRKDGLYSYPYITYSFVLRRLPLFYTLFLIIPCLGLSFLTVLVFYLPSDEGEKLSLSTSVLVSLTVFLLVIEEIIPSSSKVIPLIGEYLLFIMIFVTLSIIVTVFVINVHHRSSATYHPMAPWVKGLFLQKLPRLLCMKGHVDRLSFLDSENTAPASKGKISGKRKHIQANDGEKILIAFLEKASDSIKYISTHVKKEHFIRQVVQDWKFVAQVLDRIFLWLFLTVSITGSVLIFTPALQMWLNSYNV
- the CHRNB3 gene encoding neuronal acetylcholine receptor subunit beta-3 isoform X2, which encodes MGYQKWVRPVHNPNKTIKVNFGLKISQLVDVDEKKQLMTTNVWLRQEWVDLKLQWNPKDYGGITYIRVPSESLWLPDIVLFENADGRFEGSLMTKAIIKYDGTVIWTPPASYKSSCTMDVTFFPFDRQNCSMKFGSWTYDGNMVDLILLDANVDRKDFFDNGEWDILNATGLKGMRKDGLYSYPYITYSFVLRRLPLFYTLFLIIPCLGLSFLTVLVFYLPSDEGEKLSLSTSVLVSLTVFLLVIEEIIPSSSKVIPLIGEYLLFIMIFVTLSIIVTVFVINVHHRSSATYHPMAPWVKGLFLQKLPRLLCMKGHVDRLSFLDSENTAPASKGKISGKRKHIQANDGEKILIAFLEKASDSIKYISTHVKKEHFIRQVVQDWKFVAQVLDRIFLWLFLTVSITGSVLIFTPALQMWLNSYNV